DNA from Comamonas serinivorans:
GGCTGGGCGTTGCAACGCGCGGTTCAGGCGTCGACACCGCAGGCACGGCGCGAGGCTCGTCCGGCGTCACCGCCGGAGCCGGGACCGCGGGCGACTCGGTCAACACAGGGGCCTCGGCTGACGCGGCCACCGCAGCCACTTCAACCACATCGACGGGAGACACCGGCTCAGGGGTGACCTCGGCGGCGGCCTTCTGCGCCTCGTCTCCGTCAGACCCAGGGGCCACGGCGGCGGGCGGTGTCACCGCCGGCACAATCGGGTCAGCCAGCGAGGCTGGACCTGTCTCGAGGGCGATGGCGTCGGCACGAACCACGGCCGGCGGCGGGTCCAGGGCCTCGACCGCTGCGAGCACGCCCGCATCCGGTGTCTTGAGGAAACCAGCGGCAAACTGGTGCAGCAGGTACGAGACCTGCTCGGACCCGCGCACCAGGGTCTGCATCTGCGATTTGCTGTGGTCGCCATGGGCCAGCAGCCGCTGCAGGGCATGTTCCATGGCACGCGCCAGGTGCGACAGGGCCTCGAAACCCACGGTGGCCGAACTGCCAGCCAGCGAATGCGCGCGGGCGATGGCCAGCTCATGCACCGTGGTGTCCACGCCATGGCTCAGCTGGAACAGCGCCTGGTCCAGCGCCTTGGACCATTCCTCGGCCTCGCCCAGGTACACGTTGTACAGCGCCTCGCTGATCTGCAAGCCCCCCACGTTGCGCATCGCGCCTGGCGCAGCGAACATGGTCTCGGTCGGCATGTCCTGGAGCTCGGCGAAGTCCAGGTCCAGCAGCGCGCTGGCGTCCTGCTCCGCGTCCACGGCCGCGAAATCCGAATCACCGAGGTCGATCGAATGCTTGGCGTCGCCCAGATCCAGCTCCAGGTCGGGCAGGTTCAAGCGGCTCAGGTCGAACGACGGCAGCGAGGCCGGCGGCGGCTGGGTCTGCAGGTACTCCTGCTGGGTGTTGACAGCGGGCACCGATTCCTCGCCCACGTCGAAGTCGATGCCCGCCCTGGCGGCCTGCCGCAGGTCGGATTTCGGGGCAGCCTCCTCCGCAAAGTCCAGCCCATCGTCCAGCGGAGGCAGGTCCAGCGACGGCAGCTCCAGCCCGACCAAGGACAGCCCCGGTGCCTGGGGCGCCGCGGCCGAAGCCGGCTCGGCCTCGCCCTCATCCTCTACCTCATCCGGGGTGAGCGTGAGCACGCTGGCGTCGACCACCTCAACCGTGACCCCCTGCGCGTCCTGCAGGTCCAGGGGACCGTCGAGCGACGCCTCATCCAGCGCCAGCACGTCCAGCTCCACCACCTCGACCTCTGCCGATGCCAGGTTCAGGTCGACCACGGACTGCGGTTCTGGATCAGCAGGCGGCTCGAATGCCACCGCCTCGACGGGCGCCAAATCCGACGCGGCCACTTCGCCCACGTCCAGCGACAGGCCGTCGAACACCAGCATTGGTTCGAGGGGCTCAGCCACTGCCTGCGGCGCGGACTCGAAGCTCATCAGCTCAGTATCGGGCAATGCCGTTGATCCTTGAATCGACAGCGGCTCGTACTGCCCCTCGTTGCGCATGGCATCGGCAGAAAACCGGAATGGCGCTGCGCTCCAGCGGCCGTGCTGGCCGGTGGCGATGTCTTCCACCCAGTCGCCAAAACCCGTCAGGGCCTGCTGGCACAGGTCGCGCAGCTCGGGGGTGGCCGGCCGGTTTTCGGCCCGCCACACGTTGAGCAACTGCTCCAGCGACCAGGCAGCTTCCCCGAACTCGTTGAGGCCCACCATGCGCGAGCTGCCCTTCAGGGTGTGGAAGGCGCGGCGCAGATCGCCCAGCAGGTCCTGGTCAGACGGGGCATCGGTCAGCGCGACCACGGCAGCCTGCCCTTGGGCCACGACGTCGCGGGCCTCGTCCAGGAAGATGTCCTTGAGGTCCTCGTCCTCGATGTCTTCGGCCGGCGCCGTGGCAGCCGACAGCGGCGCCGGTTGCGTCACCGGTGCCGTCAACTGCTCCACCTTCTCCAGGGCCTGAGCCAGGGCTTCCGGGTCGTCCAGCGCCGCCGCCTTTGCCGCCTGCTGGGCGCTCGCTGCCAGCTCGGGCTGATCGGCCAAGGCCGCTTGCTGGGCCAGCGCCTCCAACCCCGCGGGACTCACATCGGTGAGCGCGGGCACGTCCGGCACCCGCAAGTCCTCACCGCCATCGTCTGCGTCGTCGCCATCGACCTCGCGCCCCATGATGGCGCGCAGCTCGCCCGACTCGGCATCGAACACGAACAGCTTTTTGGCCAGGGCATGCTGGTAGTTCAGCATGTCCACCATCAAGCCCAGCACGCCCATGCTGTTGCCCAGGGATTCGATCTGCGCCGGGCTGGCCAGACCGGTCAGGTCCTGGTCCTGCGCCTTGCGCTCTTCGGCCTCGGCGATGAAGCCGTCGACCACGTGCCGCATGTGTTCCACGGCCTGTGCGGCCTGGTTCACGCCCAGCACCGACAGCACGCCACGCATCTGCGTGAGCAGCGGCGAGACCTCCGTCAGCTGGCCCACCTCGGTGGGGTTGCGCAAGAACTGGTCCAGGTGGCCTTCCACCTCATCGAGGTTGGCGCGCAACTCGCCCACCACGGTGCCCATGGTCTGGCGGTCGCTGACCCGGCGGTACAGCTCTTCCATCCACCCTGCGATCGGCAAGGCGTGCTGGCCCTCCTGCACGGTGTGCAGGCGTTCTGCCAGTTCCTCGGTGCGGCCCTGCAGGCGCGGATCATCGAGGTCGAAGTCATCGAACGTGGCCTCCAGAAACAGCACCACCGTGGCCACTTCCATGGCCAGCTCGGCATCGGGCGCCGATGCGGCCTGTGCCGTGGCCTGCTGCACGGCCCTCAGCTCCTCGACCAGGCGGGTGGCGCCGGGGCAAAGTTCGGCCAGGCTGTCGGCCACCAGGCCAAGCTGATCGGCGGCGGCCCGGGCGCGCTTCACCTCGCCCGAGGCAAAGGCCGACCAGGTTTCCTTCAGCGATTCGATGCGCTTGCGGGCCTGAACCAGCAGCGCCGGATCGAACTGACCGAAACGCACCCGCGTGTAGTCGACGGGCAGGCTGGCCGGCAGGCGGTAGGCGCGGCGCACGGCGGTCAGCATGACCAGGTCCGGCCGGCTCACCGGGCCTGCCTGGGCGCAGAAGAACAGCAGGTCATGCGCCAGCCGCTCGGACACCACCGCGCTGCCCTTGGCCAGCGATGCGAACTGCAGCAGCACGCGCGAAGCCGCCCGTTTGGCATACAGGTCGGCCGGAATCAGCCTCGCCGACAAGGCGTCGAAAAAGCCGGCGCTGATGGACCAGAACCGCTGGTTGAGGCGATCGGATTCACCATGCGCCAAACCCTGGCTCACCGTGCTGAGCTCGCCAGCCGCACGGCTGCTGCCCTTGCGCATGACCCGCAGCACCTCGTGATCCATGCGCGTGCGCACCGCCGGCACATACGCCAGGGCATCGCCCGACACCGGCAGGTCCACATCGGCCCAGCGCCAGTCCTGCGGCCACAGGTCGGCGGGGTGGATGCGGTCGGCGCCGGCCAGCTCCTGCACGTCCTTGTATTGGGGGAACAGCGTCAACGGCGACACCGAACGCCCCGCCAGCACCTGGCCCAGGTACTCCGTCAACGCGAAGCCGGCTCGCTCGACGGCCTTGACCGCCGCCTTGTCGCAGCGGTCGGGATGGGCCACGAACTGCTGCACCACGGCCTCCATGCCCTTGAGCACCATGGCGGCATGGCCATAGCCCACCATCTCCATGGCCCCCACGGCCTGGTGGATGTGCTGGCGCGCCAGCCGCAGCTGACCGTCGTCCACGGACGCCAAGTCGGTGCCGCGCGCCGCTTCGGTGTCCTTGAGGTAACGCTTGAGCGCCTTCCCCGAACTCTCCAACGACTTGGTCACCTCATCGGCCACCCAGGCCAATGCGCTGATGTCTGTCGGACTCGCGCTCACACGAGATCCTTGCTCGGGGACTTGACTTGGCATGAGGCCCTTCTCTCCATCGTTACTTCCGGGGTGCACCACACGACATCCAGGCGATCAGGAAATCTTGAATCGCGCGACCGACTGGCGCAGCTCGTCGGCCATGCGCGACAGTTCGCGAACCTGGTTGGCGGTCGACCGCGTGCCTTCGCCGGTTTGTTCGGTCACGGCAAAAATGTGCTGGATGTTGCCGGCCACTTCGTTGGCCTGATGCGCCTCTTGCAGGGCTGAATTCGAGATCTGCTGAATCAGCTCGGCCAGGCGCCGCGTCACGCTGTCGATCTCCGTCAAGGCCGCGCCAGCGTTGTCGGAGAGCTTGGCCCCCTCGACCACGCCCACGGTGGACCGCTCCATGGCCGCCACCGCGTCCTGGGTGTCGGTCTGAATGGCCTTCACCAGGGTGGCAATCTGGCGCGTGGCGTCGGCCGAACGCTCGGCCAGACGCTGCACTTCTTCCGCCACCACCGAGAAACCTCGGCCGGCTTCGCCCGCAGAAGCCGCCTGAATGGCGGCGTTCAGGGCCAGCACGTTGGTCTGCTCGGTCAGGTCGGAAATCAGCTCGGTGATTTCGCCGATTTCTTGCGACGACTCGCCCAGGCGCTTGATGCGCTTCGAGGTGTCCTGGATCTGGTCGCGGATGGCGTTCATGCCCCCGATGGTTTTTTGCACCGCGTTCAGGCCGGAATCGGCCGCCAGCAGCGACTGCCGCGCCACCGTGGCCGATTCCTGGGCCTGTGCGGACACCGCGTTGATACGATCGGCCATGTCCAGCACCGACTGACCCGTTTCCCGGATTTCGCGCAGCTGCTGGGTCGAAGTGGCGAGCAGATCGGTCGAGGTGTTTTCGACGCGCGCCGTCGTCTGCGCCACCTTGGTCGCTGTGCTCTGCACGTTGCCCACCAGCGACCGCAGCTCTTCCACCGTGTAATTCACCGAATCGGCGATGGCGCCGGTGATGTCTTCGGTCACCGTGGCTTCCTGCGTCAGGTCGCCTTCGGCCACGGCCTGCAGCTCGTTCATCAGGCGCAAGATGGCCGCCTGGTTGGCGTCGTTGATGCGCTTGGACTCGGCCTGCTGGGCCTCGGCTTCGATCCGCTGCTGCTCGGCAATGACCTGCCGCGTGCGGCTTTCGGCCAGGTAGGTGCGGCTGTACAGCACCGCCACGAACGCCCCCAGCAAGATGCTGAAGATCAGCGCAACCAGCGGGAAGATGCTCAAGCTCGACTGCGAGGACAGCCGGTCCTGCAGGGCCTGGAGTTGCTGCAGCAGCGTCGCGCTGTCTTTTTGGATGGCGAGCTGGGCGTCACGCGCCGCCACCAGCTCGGGCAGGTACTGGGTCAGCTTGTTGGCGTCGCTGCGGGTGTCGCCGAACATCTTGATCAGGGCATCGAGGGCGTCGCGCGTCTGCGGCTCGCGCGTGCCGGACAAGCGCAGCTGCGCGCTGCCGTCCAGCAAACCGCTGGCCGTCGCGCTGAAGCTGGCCAGGTCGCGGCCCAGGATGAACGAGGCATCGGGGCTCACGCCAAACATGGTGTTGTATTCGTTCGCCGACTTGCTGATGCGCTGCGTCAGCATCACCAGCTCGCCTGCAGCGGCCACTTCGGCATTCGGCGCGCCGGCCTGCACCTTCATGGCTTGCACCGCGCGCGTCGCCTCCAGCAAGTCGTTCGACTGGTTGTTGATGCGCTTGAGCAGCGCGCCCGTGTCGATCAATGCATTCTGGTGCTGCAGCACCGTGTCGGCCGAGGTCTGCATGTTCTTGGTCAGCGCACTGATTTCCTGCAGCGCGGGCGCGAACTGCGGGCCCAGCGCCTGCACCCCGATCTCGCCGGTGCCGGTCGCCAGGCCCTTGACGTGCTCGGTCAACAAGCGCGCGCTCTCACGCACCTCGGGAAACGCGCTCGACTGCCCCTGCAAGGCTTGCGACACCGACTTGGCCAGGCGCTGGGACTGCGTCAGCCCCTGACCAGCCGAGGCCACCTGCAAAGCCAGCTGGTTGGCGCTGGTCAAGGCCCAGATGACCGCCAGGATCAGCAGCAACACCGACAGCACCGAGGCCCAGCCCAGGATGCGGCGGTGAGACCCCGCCGTCCGGATGCCCAGCAGCGGCAGGTGGAAGCGTTCAGACCCCGGCGCCATGACCATGAGGCGAGATTGAACCGAATCACCCAATTCGGAGGCGGCATACGACTGGGTCGACGTCGCGAATTCGCTGTATTGCGAATTGCTGACGGCATCGGCAGCCGCGGGATTTCGACGAAAGCGATCGATCAAGGACATGGTTTGCTTGGCTGGAAGCTAGACAGCTTCGGCAATGCTCAAAAATTGTTCCGACAGGGCCAGCTTTTGGAGGTTGATCTCCTGCCAGGATTTCCCGGCCTGATCCGTGTACATGTGGCCGAAATAATCCGGCAGATTCTCGCCAACGCTGGTTGAACGCACGAAATCGCGCCGGGTTTTCAAGCCCATCAGGCGGTCGATGAGCAAGGCCGCATTGATTTGCAACAGGGGATTGAGCGCCACCACCCGCGATTGCGGCCCGGTGTTCGGCGGCACATCCGACGCCACGAAGCCGCCAATGTCCACCACGCCGCACAAGGCGCCGCGCAGGTTGGCCACGCCCACGAACCAGGGTTTGACATAGGGAACGCGCTTGGCCCCTTCAAACGGGAAAATCTCTCCCGCATGGCTGAGGGGCAGCAGCAACAGGCGCCCGTGTGATTCCACGCCCAGCCATGAAGCCCCCTGGGTCACCTGCTCCACGACCTTGAGTTTGTCGGTCAGGCGATTTTGAAGATTTTCAAGCGCTTGTTTATCGGCCATGTCAACTCAGTGCATTGATCTTGGCCAGCAGTTCACTGGCATTGATGGGCTTGGTCAGGTAGTCTTTCGCGCCTTGACGCAAACCCCACACCCGATCGGTTTCCTGATTTTTGCTGGTGCACAGGAAAATCGGGATGCTGGCGTAACGCGCATCGCGCGAAAGCATCCGCGTGAGCTGAAAACCGCTTTGGCCAGGCATCACCACATCCATGAGGATGAGGTCCGGTCGCGCTTCTTCCACGCGCCGCCAGGCCTCTTCGCCCGAATGAGCGGTGCTCACAGTGAAGCCATGCTTGCTCAGCAATTCCGACAAAAACAACAATTCGGTTTTGGAATCATCCACCACCATGACGTGACGCACTGGCATGTCAACCCACCGCCGAAATCGAACCCGACGAGAAGCGGGTCACCGTTTGCAACAACTGATCCTTGGTGAACGGCTTGGTCAGGTATTCCTGCGAGCCCACCATGCGACCACGGGCCTTGTCAAACACCCCGTCCTTGGACGACAGCATGACCACAGGCGTGGCGGAAAACTTGTCGTTGCGTTTGATGATGGCGCACGTCTGATACCCATCGAGACGCGGCATGAGGATGTCGCAAAAAATCAGATCCGGTTGGTAATCCGAAATCTTGGACAAGGCGTCGAAACCATCTTCGGCAAGCACCACCTCATGGCCGCCCTGCTTGAGAAAAATCTCGGCGCTGCGGCGGATGGTGTTGCTGTCGTCAATGACCAGAACCTTGAGCCCGGAAGATTGAGTGCTCAATTTTGCAAACCCCTAGAAAAACATCGTGGGCGCAGGCCGCCGACTTGTTGCTGTGGCAGTGCCAAGGCCCGAGCGCCCCTGAAAATTATTGTATCTAGTTATGACAAATCCACGCGGGAATTTGTCATGCCCCCGCGCCAGGCACCTTCGGGCACGGGTGCCGCCGTTCTCATGTCATGATCGCAGCACCAATGACAGCCCTCCCCGAGACCGATCCCTCCCTCGCCAACGTCGACAACGGCTTGATGTTGGTGTTCAACCACAACGATCCCAGCGGAGCCGGCGGATTGGCCGCCGATGTGCTGGCCGCGGGCAGTGCCGGCGTGCATGTGCTGCCGATCGTGACCGCCGTGCTGGTGCGCGACACCGCCAGCACGCGCGAGCTGCACAACCTGCCGGCCGATGTCATCGAAGAGCAGGTCCGCGCCGTGCTGGAAGACATGCCGGTCAAGGTGGCCAAGCTGGGCTTCGGCGGCTCGGCCGAGGGCCTGGCCACCTTGGCCGAGGTGCTGGCCGACTACCCCGACTGCGTGCTGCTCACCCACCTGCCGGACCTGTCCTGGTGGGATTCCGGCGAAATCGAACGCTACCTGGATGCCCTGCGCGAGCTGGTGCTGCCCCAGTCGTCGGTGCTGGTGGGCAACCGCGACAGCCTGCAGCGCTGGCTGCTGCCCGACTGGCCGAACAGCAGCCCATGCTCGCCCCGCGAACTGGCCGCAGCGGCGGCCGAATCGGGCTGCCCCTTCGTGCTGGTCACCGGCGTCGTCGACGGCGACGACATCGTCAACACCCTGGCCTCGCCCAACAGCGTGATCCTGCAAGCCAGCTTTGAACGCATCGACAGCGCCTTCCTGGGCGCGGGCGACACGCTGAGCGCCAGCCTCGCCGCCCTGCTCGCCCTGGGGGCCAGCGACCTGGCCGAAGCCGCGCAGGAGGCCCTGACCTACCTGGACCGCAGCCTGGCCGCGGGGTTCAAGCCCGGCATGGGCCGCGCGGTGGCCGATCGGCTGTTCTGGGCCAACGACGACGAGGCGGAAGACGACACCGAACCCCAGGAGGGCGAGGCCCAGGATGCCGCAGAGCCGCCCAAGCCCGAGCCAACCAAAACCAGGCTGTCACACTGATGCAGACAACCAGGCAGTATTCGACCCCGCCGATTATTCGGCAAACGGAAAACATCCCATACTGCCGTTAATCGAACTCATCCACAGGCCCAGCCGCGACAGGCAGCTCACGCCTTGGATGCCCTCGCGACCCCAGAACGCCACACCATGACCCGCAACGATCAGCTCTTCAACCGCGCCAAACAGATCATCCCCGGCGGCGTGAACTCGCCCGTGCGTGCCTTTCGCGCCGTGGGCGGCACGCCGCCCTTCATCGCCAGGGCGCAGGGCGCCCACATGTGGGACGCCGACGAGAAACGCTACATCGACTACATCGGCTCCTGGGGCCCCATGATCCTGGGCCACGGCCACGCCGACGTGCTGGCGGCCGTGCGCGCGGCCTGCGAGGACGGCCTGTCCTTCGGCGCCCCCACCGAACGCGAGGTCGAGCTGGCCGAAACCATCCGCACGCTCTACCCCTCGATCGATATGGTGCGCCTGGTGTCCTCGGGCACCGAGGCCGGCATGAGCGCGATTCGCCTCGCGCGCGGCGCCACGGGGCGCAACAAGCTCATCAAGTTCGAGGGCTGCTACCACGGCCACGCCGACTCCCTGCTGGTCAAGGCCGGCTCCGGGCTGGCCACCTTCGGCAACCCCACCAGCGCCGGCGTGCCCGCCGACGTGGTGCAGCACACCCTGGTGCTCGAGTACAACAACCAGGCCCAGCTCGAAGAAGCCTTCGCGCTCTATGGTGACGACATCGCGGGCCTGATCATGGAGCCCATCGCCGGCAACATGAACTTCGTGCGCGCCACGGTCGATTTCACCCGGGCCTGCCAGGACCTGTGCCGGCAGTACGGCGCACTGCTGATCTACGACGAGGTGATGACGGGCTGCCGCGTGGCCCTGGGCGGCGCGCAAAGCCTGTATGCGCAGCAGATTCCGGGTTTTGCGCCCGACCTCACCGTGCTGGGCAAGGTCATCGGCGGCGGCATGCCGCTGGCGGCCTTTGGCGGCAAGCGCGCGGTCATGGAAAAACTCGCCCCGCTGGGCCCGGTCTACCAGGCCGGCACGCTGTCGGGCAACCCCGTGGCTACGGCTTGTGGCCTGGCCACCCTGGCCGCCATCCAGGCGCCGGGCTTCCACGCCAAGCTTGGCGACATGACGCGCCGCCTGATGGACGGTTTGACGCAAGCCGCGCATGACCATGGCCTGCCCTTTTGCGCCGACAGCGAAGGCGGCCTGTTCGGCTTCTTCCTGCTGCCCGAGCTGCCGCAAAACTACACCCAGGTCATGAAGACCGATGGCAAGCGCTTCAACCAGCTGTTCCATGGCTTGCTCGAGCGCGGGGTCTACATCGCGCCGGCGCTGTACGAAGCCGGCTTCGTCAGTGCCGCCCACACCGAGGCCGACATAGCCGCCACCGTGGCCGCCGCGCGCGAGGTGTTTGCGCAGATGGCAGACTGAGTATCCCTCCATGTCCGATGTCGTTTCAACGACATTGACCCCATACTGCAACAACCTCCACAGATCACCGTGAGCGACCTGAGCAAAATCACCTGCATCGAGGACTTGCGCCAAGTGGCCCAGCGACGGGTGCCGCGCATGTTCTACGACTACGCCGACACCGGCAGCTGGACAGCGTGCACCTACCGCGCCAACGAAGCGGACTTCGCACCCATCCAGTTTCGCCAGCGCGTGGCCATCAACATGGAAGGCCGCAGCCTGGCCACCACCATGGTGGGCGAGCCCGTGAGCATGCCGGTGGCCATCGCCCCCACGGGGCTGACGGGCATGCAGCATGCCGACGGCGAGATCCTGGCCGCCCGCGCGGCGCGCGAAGCCGGCGTGCCCTTCACGCTGTCGACCATGAGCATCTGCTCCATCGAGGACGTGGCCCAGCATGCGGGCCCCGGCTTCTGGTTCCAGCTGTACGTGATGCGCGACAAGGCCTTCGTCGAAAGCCTGATCGACCGCGCCAAGGCCGCCGGCTGCGGCGCGCTGGTGCTGACGCTCGATTTGCAGATGCTGGGCCAGCGCCACAAGGACATCAAAAACGGCCTGTCCACCCCGCCCAAGCCCACGCTGACCAACCTGATCAACCTGGCCACCAAGCCGCGCTGGTGCCTGGGCATGCTGGGCACGCGGCGGCGCCAGTTCGGCAACATCGTCGGCCACGTGAAGAACGTGGACGACATGAGCAGCCTGGGCGCCTGGACGGCCCAGCAGTTCGACCCGCGCCTGAGCTGGGACGACGTGGCCTGGATCAAGCAGCGCTGGGGCGGCAAGCTCATCCTCAAGGGCATCATGGAGCCGGTGGATGCACGCCTGGCCGTGAACAGCGGTGCCGACGCCCTGATCGTGAGCAACCACGGTGGCCGCCAGCTCGACGGCGCGCCCTCGACCATCCGGGTGCTGCCCTCCATCGTCGACGCCGTGGGCCGCGACATCGAGGTGCACATCGACAGCGGCATCCGCAGCGGGCAGGACGTGCTCAAGGCCTGGGCGCTGGGCGCCCGCGGCACCTACATCGGGCGCTCCTTCCTCTACGGCCTGGGCGCGTTCGGCCAGGCGGGCGTGGCCAAGGCGCTCAAGATCATCCGCAACGAGCTGGACATTTCGATGGCCTTTTGCGGTCACACGCAGTTGCAGAACGTGACCAAAGACATCCTCGTGCCCGGCACCTACCCCCTGCCTTTCCTTGACTGAGGATCAGGCAGCAGTATGGCGCCATTCCCGTTTCGTGATGAACGGGAATGCATGCATACTGCTTACTCTGAACTGAATGCCTCGGCACCCGGATCAACCCGTCTGGACCGCCACTGAAGCGACAGCCCTGGGCGGCGTCACCCGGATGCGTTATGGTCCCTGGGTGCCGTGCGCCGGGTGTGCGGGCCACCTGGCCGGTCCACCGCGATGCACCCCTTTGTCCACCCTGCGCCCCTTGCGCAGCCTTGTGTTTGAAAAGGAGCTTTCATGACCATGCGAACCCTGAACCTGTTGGCCGCTTCGGTGTTGGGCCTCGGCGCCCTGATGAGCACGTCCGCCTTTGCCCAACCCAAAGCGCAGCGTGCGGCCGCCCCCGTGGAGTGCGGCGCCAACAGCGACCCCGCCGCTTGCCGCAAAGAGGCCGCAGCCGCCCGTGCCGCCGCCCGCAGCGGCGCCCTGACCCAGGGTGACTTCAAGGCCAACGCCCTGGCCCGCTGCGAAGTCGTGCCGCCGGCCGATCGCGACACCTGCCGGCGCCGCGTGGAAAGCGGCCAGTCCAGTGGCAGCGTCGAAGCGGGCGGCACCCTGACCGAGCTGCGCGAGCAGGTCCCCGCCAAGCAGCCCTGAGCCACGCACTCGCCCTTGCTCCAGCCTGCTCTCGCAGGCTTTTTTGTGCCCGCACCCAAAGCCCCGCCGAGGCTATGCTCGCAGGGTGTCTGCCCCCGCCCCGCCCCCTGCCCCACCCGCCCGGCCGCGCCGCATCGCCCACCTCGACATGGACGCGTTCTTCGCGTCCGTCGAGCTGCTGCGCTTTCCGCAGCTGGCCGACGCGCCCGTGATCATCGGCGGCGGCCGGCTCAACGTCGCCGACTGGATGGCGCGCCTGAACACGCGCCTGCCGCTGCACCTGGGCCGCCCCTGGGGCGACGACGGCGAAGGCGGCCAGGCCGACCTGGCCCGGATTCCGCTTGACCAGTTTCCCCGCCTGTCCGATTACAAGGGCCGCGGGGTCATCACCACGGCCACCTACCCGGCACGCGCCTTTGGCGTGGGCTCGGCCATGGGCATGATGAAGGCGGCCAAACTCTGCCCGCAGGCCATCTGGCTGCCGGCCGATTTCGACCGCTACCGCGACTACTCGCGCCGGTTCAAGGCCGAAATCCTGCGCCTGGCGCCCGTGATGGAGAACCGCGGTGTTGATGAGGTGTTCATCGATTTCACCGATGTACCCGGCGGGCAGGACGACGCAGGTGCCGCGCTGGCGCAGCGCCTGCAAGCCGCCATCCGGCAGGCGACCGGCCTGACCTGCTCGATCGGCGTGGCACCCAACAAGCTGCTGGCCAAGATGGCGAGCGAATTCAACAAGCCCAACGGCATCGCCATCGTGCAAGCCGGGGACCTGCAGACCCGCATCTGGCCCTTGCCCTGCCGCAAGATCAACGGCATCGGCCCCAAGTCCGACGCAGCGCTGGCCAGCCACGGCATCGGCACCATCGGCGAACTGGCGGCGGCCGACCCGGCCTGGCTGTGCGAGCGCTTTGGCGAGCGCCACGGCAGCTGGCTGCACCGCGCGGCCTGGGGACGCGATGACCGCCCCGTCGAGACCAGCAGCGAACCCGTGAGCATGAGCCGGGAAACCACGTTCTCGCGGGACCTGCATGCGGTGAACGACAAGGCCGAGCTGGGGGCCATCTTCACGCGCCTGTGCGAACAGGTGGCCGGCGACCTGGCGCGCAAGGGCTTCGTGGGCCGCACGGTCGGCATCAAGCTGCGTTACGACGACTTCCGCATCGTCACGCGCGACCAGAGTCTGCCGCAGCCGGTGCAGGACGCGGCCGCCATTCGCCGCGTGGCCGGCCAATGCCTCAAGCGCGTGGACCTGAGCCGCCGCTTGCGCCTGCTGGGGGTGCGCGTGAGCGCGCTGCGCCGAGCCGACGAGGCGCAGGACGAGGCGGTCGGGCGCGGCGAATCCCTGCCCTTGTTTTGACATGCGGCGCCGGGGGCTGAGTGGCCCGTGCGCCAGCCGTCCCCACGCTTTCACCGAGCCGGATGTGGCACCTTCGCGACACAAAACCCCATGCTGCACGAGGACGTTGGTTCCGCGAGGCCAAAACGGGCGAATTTACAACCGCAGCGGGTACCCACCCCATTGCACTTTCATTACAACGCCAATCTCATCGTACCCCTCGCCCTTGACCTGGGCTTGCGGTGTGCGACAGATGGCGCTCTGGCGGACCGAAGGCCTGGCGCACGCAGAATCCGAAGGTAATTCTTAAGGGCTATATCACAAGCCACGCGGTGTCAGCAATACGTATCAATGCATGCGCATGGAGGGGCGCTTCTCCTACAATTTTGTAAAAATTTTTACATTTGCTGTGCCCGCCGTGCCCTCCCGCAGACCGTCTTCCATGCCGTGGGC
Protein-coding regions in this window:
- a CDS encoding methyl-accepting chemotaxis protein encodes the protein MSLIDRFRRNPAAADAVSNSQYSEFATSTQSYAASELGDSVQSRLMVMAPGSERFHLPLLGIRTAGSHRRILGWASVLSVLLLILAVIWALTSANQLALQVASAGQGLTQSQRLAKSVSQALQGQSSAFPEVRESARLLTEHVKGLATGTGEIGVQALGPQFAPALQEISALTKNMQTSADTVLQHQNALIDTGALLKRINNQSNDLLEATRAVQAMKVQAGAPNAEVAAAGELVMLTQRISKSANEYNTMFGVSPDASFILGRDLASFSATASGLLDGSAQLRLSGTREPQTRDALDALIKMFGDTRSDANKLTQYLPELVAARDAQLAIQKDSATLLQQLQALQDRLSSQSSLSIFPLVALIFSILLGAFVAVLYSRTYLAESRTRQVIAEQQRIEAEAQQAESKRINDANQAAILRLMNELQAVAEGDLTQEATVTEDITGAIADSVNYTVEELRSLVGNVQSTATKVAQTTARVENTSTDLLATSTQQLREIRETGQSVLDMADRINAVSAQAQESATVARQSLLAADSGLNAVQKTIGGMNAIRDQIQDTSKRIKRLGESSQEIGEITELISDLTEQTNVLALNAAIQAASAGEAGRGFSVVAEEVQRLAERSADATRQIATLVKAIQTDTQDAVAAMERSTVGVVEGAKLSDNAGAALTEIDSVTRRLAELIQQISNSALQEAHQANEVAGNIQHIFAVTEQTGEGTRSTANQVRELSRMADELRQSVARFKIS
- a CDS encoding chemotaxis protein CheW encodes the protein MADKQALENLQNRLTDKLKVVEQVTQGASWLGVESHGRLLLLPLSHAGEIFPFEGAKRVPYVKPWFVGVANLRGALCGVVDIGGFVASDVPPNTGPQSRVVALNPLLQINAALLIDRLMGLKTRRDFVRSTSVGENLPDYFGHMYTDQAGKSWQEINLQKLALSEQFLSIAEAV
- a CDS encoding response regulator; its protein translation is MPVRHVMVVDDSKTELLFLSELLSKHGFTVSTAHSGEEAWRRVEEARPDLILMDVVMPGQSGFQLTRMLSRDARYASIPIFLCTSKNQETDRVWGLRQGAKDYLTKPINASELLAKINALS
- a CDS encoding response regulator; the protein is MSTQSSGLKVLVIDDSNTIRRSAEIFLKQGGHEVVLAEDGFDALSKISDYQPDLIFCDILMPRLDGYQTCAIIKRNDKFSATPVVMLSSKDGVFDKARGRMVGSQEYLTKPFTKDQLLQTVTRFSSGSISAVG
- the thiD gene encoding bifunctional hydroxymethylpyrimidine kinase/phosphomethylpyrimidine kinase — its product is MTALPETDPSLANVDNGLMLVFNHNDPSGAGGLAADVLAAGSAGVHVLPIVTAVLVRDTASTRELHNLPADVIEEQVRAVLEDMPVKVAKLGFGGSAEGLATLAEVLADYPDCVLLTHLPDLSWWDSGEIERYLDALRELVLPQSSVLVGNRDSLQRWLLPDWPNSSPCSPRELAAAAAESGCPFVLVTGVVDGDDIVNTLASPNSVILQASFERIDSAFLGAGDTLSASLAALLALGASDLAEAAQEALTYLDRSLAAGFKPGMGRAVADRLFWANDDEAEDDTEPQEGEAQDAAEPPKPEPTKTRLSH
- the hemL gene encoding glutamate-1-semialdehyde 2,1-aminomutase produces the protein MTRNDQLFNRAKQIIPGGVNSPVRAFRAVGGTPPFIARAQGAHMWDADEKRYIDYIGSWGPMILGHGHADVLAAVRAACEDGLSFGAPTEREVELAETIRTLYPSIDMVRLVSSGTEAGMSAIRLARGATGRNKLIKFEGCYHGHADSLLVKAGSGLATFGNPTSAGVPADVVQHTLVLEYNNQAQLEEAFALYGDDIAGLIMEPIAGNMNFVRATVDFTRACQDLCRQYGALLIYDEVMTGCRVALGGAQSLYAQQIPGFAPDLTVLGKVIGGGMPLAAFGGKRAVMEKLAPLGPVYQAGTLSGNPVATACGLATLAAIQAPGFHAKLGDMTRRLMDGLTQAAHDHGLPFCADSEGGLFGFFLLPELPQNYTQVMKTDGKRFNQLFHGLLERGVYIAPALYEAGFVSAAHTEADIAATVAAAREVFAQMAD